The following coding sequences lie in one Oncorhynchus nerka isolate Pitt River linkage group LG14, Oner_Uvic_2.0, whole genome shotgun sequence genomic window:
- the LOC115140826 gene encoding zinc finger protein 699-like isoform X3, translating to MVAMEMAAEDIVIQETLGAEVELLEDMNKAHKKSPPDREHSENHNFISTPVHLEIPRFSVPRPFSMPEDSSDDDCDLSGDSISAYGMHSMELGGKCWECGVQFMSGQELIEHFESHRSKVSTSCNICQVTFSRTISLAKHLVNAHPNLVLHCSNCQLHFSNLWDLNKHIGIHLFTDLLNTPLEDISNKDLNSSEETLKGQYTLPSALAVKHEDNSNDGLNGSEETLKGHYTVPSVVALDHEDTSNDGLNDSEETLNAQCTLPSAVTLDHTYSMESNGKMTKTRHRLEEEEDVKPDPSTLTLGPSILTPSLRIRVILERGVEVDGAPLQSDEAISDGEGSEHSEDTESAGGTDNDRLTESSGETDIDEEDIMLSEEEQEEVKSKREDRKNDIQSEKEDEDAEMLIDQEGEPSSSERESEFDPEELSDSDSGSSSTGESSGSSYTPVRTRKAKTRPSRTKQPLTKLSQVKPYYCIYCTKGPYHNMDFHVKTCNMKDFQCSLCQAVFPTEMAMLDHEVRTHSEAISGQMYTCEFCRQVFPDLAIYKNHNCLKKNTSPPYVPDPTTCIHCGTGPFTNMDVHLRGCSWKGLTCTECRVLFHNRKALQNHNVSVHGQLSTMCAVCGRGPFTDMDFHLRSCSRDWSFQCSECKVQFPSEKSLVDHNLQYHSATSKTSDQGVCVYCGCGPFTSLDIHMRTCSKQKGLKCSVCKVFFPTESVLADHMVCYHSTPYHVHSTPYQVQSIPYQVQSTDSETPEGTCLYCGRGPFTSLDIHLRTCSGKKGFKCFVCNVFFPTETALADHKVLFHSIPSETPDKGTCDHCGKGPFTNLDNHMKTCSKRKCIQCSVCKFFFPSDVLANHMISYHSTKSRVQSPVTETPDKGACVHCGRGPFTSLEHHMKYCNKQKGIQCIMCKAYFLTEGSLVDHIVLAHADKLVTQAGGSSATTFSFVPMAISTTSGRQSPSSSTLMCCSSRNKELKRLAPVPVADQGPNAVGPLTAAGQSTVSLPRVMLSTTSSSQPAVPVVATLLFDNTGGGPAKMARLVPVAPQTNPPKPQVTAPMQTNTAKPLGQFSNLLQQTVHQAKSVQQQTPRPIALAMDPIRSPNTPSPRPVSASAPGKITMIHLSPVHTPPLAQSSPLPVPLPQPL from the coding sequence GAGATCCCCAGGTTTTCTGTGCCACGTCCGTTTTCCATGCCAGAGGACTCGAGTGACGATGATTGTGACCTGTCAGGGGACAGCATCTCTGCTTACGGCATGCATTCCATGGAGCTGGGGGGAAAGTGCTGGGAATGTGGCGTGCAATTCATGTCTGGCCAGGAGTTGATCGAACACTTTGAGAGCCACAGGTCCAAGGTCTCAACGTCCTGCAACATATGTCAGGTGACTTTCAGTCGCACAATATCACTGGCTAAGCACTTAGTCAACGCACACCCAAACTTAGTCCTCCATTGCAGTAACTGCCAGCTGCATTTCAGCAACTTGTGGGATCTCAACAAGCACATTGGAATACACTTGTTCACCGATTTGTTAAATACACCCCTTGAGGACATCTCAAATAAGGACTTGAATAGCAGTGAAGAGACTTTAAAGGGACAGTATACTCTACCTTCAGCCTTGGCCGTCAAACATGAGGACAACTCAAATGATGGCTTGAATGGCAGTGAGGAAACTTTAAAGggacattatactgtaccttcagtGGTGGCTCTTGACCATGAGGACACCTCAAATGATGGCTTAAATGACAGTGAGGAGACTTTAAATGCACAGTGTACTCTACCTTCAGCAGTGACCCTAGACCATACGTATAGCATGGAAAGCAATGGGAAAATGACAAAGACCAGACATaggctggaggaggaggaagatgtcAAACCAGACCCTTCCACTCTGACCCTAGGCCCCTCCATTCTGACTCCCTCACTGAGGATCCGTGTCATactggagagaggggttgaggttGATGGCGCCCCCCTCCAGTCGGATGAGGCTATCAGCGATGGAGAGGGGAGTGAACATAGCGAAGACACTGAGAGTGCAGGAGGAACAGACAACGACAGGTTAACAGAGAGCAGCGGAGAAACTGATATCGATGAGGAGGACATCATGCTGAGTGAAGAAGAGCAGGAGGAAGTTAAAAGCAAACGGGAGGATAGGAAGAATGACATCCAGAGCGAAAAAGAGGACGAGGATGCTGAGATGCTTATTGACCAAGAGGGTGAGCCTTCCTCGTCTGAGCGGGAGTCAGAATTTGACCCAGAAGAGTTATCAGATTCTGACTCGGGGTCCAGCAGCACTGGGGAATCCAGTGGGTCTTCTTACACTCCTGTGCGCACACGGAAAGCCAAGACCCGGCCATCCCGGACTAAGCAGCCCCTGACCAAGTTGTCCCAGGTCAAGCCTTATTATTGCATCTATTGCACCAAAGGACCGTATCATAATATGGACTTTCATGTGAAGACCTGCAATATGAAGGACTTTCAATGCTCTTTATGCCAAGCCGTCTTCCCTACCGAGATGGCCATGTTGGACCATGAGGTTCGGACTCACTCTGAAGCCATATCGGGCCAAATGTACACCTGTGAGTTCTGCCGTCAGGTCTTCCCCGATCTGGCCATCTACAAAAACCACAACTGTCTCAAAAAAAACACATCCCCCCCATATGTCCCTGATCCCACTACGTGTATCCATTGTGGAACCGGGCCATTCACTAATATGGACGTCCATTTGAGAGGCTGCAGTTGGAAAGGTCTTACATGCACTGAGTGCAGGGTACTCTTCCATAATAGGAAGGCCCTGCAGAACCATAACGTTTCAGTTCACGGACAGCTTTCCACTATGTGTGCTGTTTGCGGCAGAGGGCCATTCACTGATATGGACTTCCATTTGAGGAGCTGCTCTAGGGATTGGTCCTTCCAATGCTCTGAGTGCAAAGTCCAATTTCCTTCTGAGAAATCCCTGGTGGACCATAATCTTCAATATCACAGTGCCACATCAAAGACCTCTGACCAAGGTGTCTGTGTTTATTGCGGCTGTGGACCATTCACTAGTCTGGACATCCACATGAGGACCTGCTCTAAGCAGAAGGGCTTAAAATGCTCTGTGTGCAAAGTTTTTTTTCCTACTGAATCGGTCCTGGCTGATCATATGGTTTGCTATCATAGCACCCCATACCATGTCCATAGCACCCCATACCAAGTCCAGAGCATCCCATACCAAGTCCAGAGCACAGACTCAGAGACCCCTGAAGGTACCTGTCTCTATTGTGGCAGAGGTCCATTCACTAGTCTGGATATCCACTTGAGGACCTGCTCTGGGAAGAAGGGCTTCAAATGCTTTGTTTGCAACGTTTTCTTTCCTACAGAGACAGCCCTGGCCGACCATAAGGTTCTCTTTCACAGTATCCCATCAGAGACCCCTGACAAAGGTACCTGTGACCATTGTGGCAAAGGGCCATTCACTAATCTGGACAACCACATGAAGACCTGCTCTAAGAGGAAGTGCATCCAATGTTCTGTGTGCAAGTTTTTCTTTCCTAGTGATGTTCTGGCCAACCATATGATTTCCTATCACAGTACCAAATCCCGAGTTCAGAGCCCAGTCACAGAGACGCCTGACAAAGGTGCCTGTGTCCATTGCGGCAGAGGGCCCTTCACTAGTCTAGAACATCACATGAAGTACTGCAATAAGCAGAAGGGTATCCAATGCATTATGTGTAAAGCTTACTTTCTTACTGAGGGCAGTCTGGTGGACCATATTGTTTTAGCTCACGCTGACAAGCTGGTCACCCAAGCTGGTGGGTCCTCCGCTACGACTTTCTCCTTCGTACCCATGGCTATCTCTACCACCTCAGGCCGGCAGAGCCCCAGTAGCTCCACCCTGATGTGTTGCAGTAGTCGAAATAAGGAGCTGAAACGACTGGCCCCAGTCCCTGTAGCTGATCAGGGCCCCAATGCAGTTGGACCGCTAACAGCTGCTGGACAGTCTACTGTGTCTCTGCCTAGAGTAATGCTGTCTACCACCTCCTCTTCCCAGCCAGCTGTTCCTGTGGTGGCCACCTTGCTCTTTGACAACACTGGTGGTGGTCCAGCGAAAATGGCCAGGCTGGTCCCAGTGGCCCCACAGACCAACCCTCCCAAACCTCAGGTCACGGCACCCATGCAGACTAACACAGCAAAGCCCCTTGGGCAGTTCTCTAACCTTCTGCAACAGACTGTCCATCAGGCAAAATCTGTCCAACAGCAGACACCCAGGCCCATTGCCCTAGCCATGGACCCTATCAGATCCCCCAACACCCCATCCCCTAGACCTGTCTCAGCCTCTGCCCCGGGGAAAATCACCATGATCCACCTCTCACCTGTCCATACCCCCCCTCTAGCGCAGTCTTCCCCCTTACCCGTGCCTTTGCCCCAGCCCCTCTAA
- the LOC115140826 gene encoding uncharacterized protein LOC115140826 isoform X2, with the protein MSLYHLCVSQCLCVWISLCLLCVTQNVGSQYMVAMEMAAEDIVIQETLGAEVELLEDMNKAHKKSPPEIPRFSVPRPFSMPEDSSDDDCDLSGDSISAYGMHSMELGGKCWECGVQFMSGQELIEHFESHRSKVSTSCNICQVTFSRTISLAKHLVNAHPNLVLHCSNCQLHFSNLWDLNKHIGIHLFTDLLNTPLEDISNKDLNSSEETLKGQYTLPSALAVKHEDNSNDGLNGSEETLKGHYTVPSVVALDHEDTSNDGLNDSEETLNAQCTLPSAVTLDHTYSMESNGKMTKTRHRLEEEEDVKPDPSTLTLGPSILTPSLRIRVILERGVEVDGAPLQSDEAISDGEGSEHSEDTESAGGTDNDRLTESSGETDIDEEDIMLSEEEQEEVKSKREDRKNDIQSEKEDEDAEMLIDQEGEPSSSERESEFDPEELSDSDSGSSSTGESSGSSYTPVRTRKAKTRPSRTKQPLTKLSQVKPYYCIYCTKGPYHNMDFHVKTCNMKDFQCSLCQAVFPTEMAMLDHEVRTHSEAISGQMYTCEFCRQVFPDLAIYKNHNCLKKNTSPPYVPDPTTCIHCGTGPFTNMDVHLRGCSWKGLTCTECRVLFHNRKALQNHNVSVHGQLSTMCAVCGRGPFTDMDFHLRSCSRDWSFQCSECKVQFPSEKSLVDHNLQYHSATSKTSDQGVCVYCGCGPFTSLDIHMRTCSKQKGLKCSVCKVFFPTESVLADHMVCYHSTPYHVHSTPYQVQSIPYQVQSTDSETPEGTCLYCGRGPFTSLDIHLRTCSGKKGFKCFVCNVFFPTETALADHKVLFHSIPSETPDKGTCDHCGKGPFTNLDNHMKTCSKRKCIQCSVCKFFFPSDVLANHMISYHSTKSRVQSPVTETPDKGACVHCGRGPFTSLEHHMKYCNKQKGIQCIMCKAYFLTEGSLVDHIVLAHADKLVTQAGGSSATTFSFVPMAISTTSGRQSPSSSTLMCCSSRNKELKRLAPVPVADQGPNAVGPLTAAGQSTVSLPRVMLSTTSSSQPAVPVVATLLFDNTGGGPAKMARLVPVAPQTNPPKPQVTAPMQTNTAKPLGQFSNLLQQTVHQAKSVQQQTPRPIALAMDPIRSPNTPSPRPVSASAPGKITMIHLSPVHTPPLAQSSPLPVPLPQPL; encoded by the coding sequence GAGATCCCCAGGTTTTCTGTGCCACGTCCGTTTTCCATGCCAGAGGACTCGAGTGACGATGATTGTGACCTGTCAGGGGACAGCATCTCTGCTTACGGCATGCATTCCATGGAGCTGGGGGGAAAGTGCTGGGAATGTGGCGTGCAATTCATGTCTGGCCAGGAGTTGATCGAACACTTTGAGAGCCACAGGTCCAAGGTCTCAACGTCCTGCAACATATGTCAGGTGACTTTCAGTCGCACAATATCACTGGCTAAGCACTTAGTCAACGCACACCCAAACTTAGTCCTCCATTGCAGTAACTGCCAGCTGCATTTCAGCAACTTGTGGGATCTCAACAAGCACATTGGAATACACTTGTTCACCGATTTGTTAAATACACCCCTTGAGGACATCTCAAATAAGGACTTGAATAGCAGTGAAGAGACTTTAAAGGGACAGTATACTCTACCTTCAGCCTTGGCCGTCAAACATGAGGACAACTCAAATGATGGCTTGAATGGCAGTGAGGAAACTTTAAAGggacattatactgtaccttcagtGGTGGCTCTTGACCATGAGGACACCTCAAATGATGGCTTAAATGACAGTGAGGAGACTTTAAATGCACAGTGTACTCTACCTTCAGCAGTGACCCTAGACCATACGTATAGCATGGAAAGCAATGGGAAAATGACAAAGACCAGACATaggctggaggaggaggaagatgtcAAACCAGACCCTTCCACTCTGACCCTAGGCCCCTCCATTCTGACTCCCTCACTGAGGATCCGTGTCATactggagagaggggttgaggttGATGGCGCCCCCCTCCAGTCGGATGAGGCTATCAGCGATGGAGAGGGGAGTGAACATAGCGAAGACACTGAGAGTGCAGGAGGAACAGACAACGACAGGTTAACAGAGAGCAGCGGAGAAACTGATATCGATGAGGAGGACATCATGCTGAGTGAAGAAGAGCAGGAGGAAGTTAAAAGCAAACGGGAGGATAGGAAGAATGACATCCAGAGCGAAAAAGAGGACGAGGATGCTGAGATGCTTATTGACCAAGAGGGTGAGCCTTCCTCGTCTGAGCGGGAGTCAGAATTTGACCCAGAAGAGTTATCAGATTCTGACTCGGGGTCCAGCAGCACTGGGGAATCCAGTGGGTCTTCTTACACTCCTGTGCGCACACGGAAAGCCAAGACCCGGCCATCCCGGACTAAGCAGCCCCTGACCAAGTTGTCCCAGGTCAAGCCTTATTATTGCATCTATTGCACCAAAGGACCGTATCATAATATGGACTTTCATGTGAAGACCTGCAATATGAAGGACTTTCAATGCTCTTTATGCCAAGCCGTCTTCCCTACCGAGATGGCCATGTTGGACCATGAGGTTCGGACTCACTCTGAAGCCATATCGGGCCAAATGTACACCTGTGAGTTCTGCCGTCAGGTCTTCCCCGATCTGGCCATCTACAAAAACCACAACTGTCTCAAAAAAAACACATCCCCCCCATATGTCCCTGATCCCACTACGTGTATCCATTGTGGAACCGGGCCATTCACTAATATGGACGTCCATTTGAGAGGCTGCAGTTGGAAAGGTCTTACATGCACTGAGTGCAGGGTACTCTTCCATAATAGGAAGGCCCTGCAGAACCATAACGTTTCAGTTCACGGACAGCTTTCCACTATGTGTGCTGTTTGCGGCAGAGGGCCATTCACTGATATGGACTTCCATTTGAGGAGCTGCTCTAGGGATTGGTCCTTCCAATGCTCTGAGTGCAAAGTCCAATTTCCTTCTGAGAAATCCCTGGTGGACCATAATCTTCAATATCACAGTGCCACATCAAAGACCTCTGACCAAGGTGTCTGTGTTTATTGCGGCTGTGGACCATTCACTAGTCTGGACATCCACATGAGGACCTGCTCTAAGCAGAAGGGCTTAAAATGCTCTGTGTGCAAAGTTTTTTTTCCTACTGAATCGGTCCTGGCTGATCATATGGTTTGCTATCATAGCACCCCATACCATGTCCATAGCACCCCATACCAAGTCCAGAGCATCCCATACCAAGTCCAGAGCACAGACTCAGAGACCCCTGAAGGTACCTGTCTCTATTGTGGCAGAGGTCCATTCACTAGTCTGGATATCCACTTGAGGACCTGCTCTGGGAAGAAGGGCTTCAAATGCTTTGTTTGCAACGTTTTCTTTCCTACAGAGACAGCCCTGGCCGACCATAAGGTTCTCTTTCACAGTATCCCATCAGAGACCCCTGACAAAGGTACCTGTGACCATTGTGGCAAAGGGCCATTCACTAATCTGGACAACCACATGAAGACCTGCTCTAAGAGGAAGTGCATCCAATGTTCTGTGTGCAAGTTTTTCTTTCCTAGTGATGTTCTGGCCAACCATATGATTTCCTATCACAGTACCAAATCCCGAGTTCAGAGCCCAGTCACAGAGACGCCTGACAAAGGTGCCTGTGTCCATTGCGGCAGAGGGCCCTTCACTAGTCTAGAACATCACATGAAGTACTGCAATAAGCAGAAGGGTATCCAATGCATTATGTGTAAAGCTTACTTTCTTACTGAGGGCAGTCTGGTGGACCATATTGTTTTAGCTCACGCTGACAAGCTGGTCACCCAAGCTGGTGGGTCCTCCGCTACGACTTTCTCCTTCGTACCCATGGCTATCTCTACCACCTCAGGCCGGCAGAGCCCCAGTAGCTCCACCCTGATGTGTTGCAGTAGTCGAAATAAGGAGCTGAAACGACTGGCCCCAGTCCCTGTAGCTGATCAGGGCCCCAATGCAGTTGGACCGCTAACAGCTGCTGGACAGTCTACTGTGTCTCTGCCTAGAGTAATGCTGTCTACCACCTCCTCTTCCCAGCCAGCTGTTCCTGTGGTGGCCACCTTGCTCTTTGACAACACTGGTGGTGGTCCAGCGAAAATGGCCAGGCTGGTCCCAGTGGCCCCACAGACCAACCCTCCCAAACCTCAGGTCACGGCACCCATGCAGACTAACACAGCAAAGCCCCTTGGGCAGTTCTCTAACCTTCTGCAACAGACTGTCCATCAGGCAAAATCTGTCCAACAGCAGACACCCAGGCCCATTGCCCTAGCCATGGACCCTATCAGATCCCCCAACACCCCATCCCCTAGACCTGTCTCAGCCTCTGCCCCGGGGAAAATCACCATGATCCACCTCTCACCTGTCCATACCCCCCCTCTAGCGCAGTCTTCCCCCTTACCCGTGCCTTTGCCCCAGCCCCTCTAA
- the LOC115140826 gene encoding zinc finger protein 699-like isoform X4, whose amino-acid sequence MCIAGGEIPRFSVPRPFSMPEDSSDDDCDLSGDSISAYGMHSMELGGKCWECGVQFMSGQELIEHFESHRSKVSTSCNICQVTFSRTISLAKHLVNAHPNLVLHCSNCQLHFSNLWDLNKHIGIHLFTDLLNTPLEDISNKDLNSSEETLKGQYTLPSALAVKHEDNSNDGLNGSEETLKGHYTVPSVVALDHEDTSNDGLNDSEETLNAQCTLPSAVTLDHTYSMESNGKMTKTRHRLEEEEDVKPDPSTLTLGPSILTPSLRIRVILERGVEVDGAPLQSDEAISDGEGSEHSEDTESAGGTDNDRLTESSGETDIDEEDIMLSEEEQEEVKSKREDRKNDIQSEKEDEDAEMLIDQEGEPSSSERESEFDPEELSDSDSGSSSTGESSGSSYTPVRTRKAKTRPSRTKQPLTKLSQVKPYYCIYCTKGPYHNMDFHVKTCNMKDFQCSLCQAVFPTEMAMLDHEVRTHSEAISGQMYTCEFCRQVFPDLAIYKNHNCLKKNTSPPYVPDPTTCIHCGTGPFTNMDVHLRGCSWKGLTCTECRVLFHNRKALQNHNVSVHGQLSTMCAVCGRGPFTDMDFHLRSCSRDWSFQCSECKVQFPSEKSLVDHNLQYHSATSKTSDQGVCVYCGCGPFTSLDIHMRTCSKQKGLKCSVCKVFFPTESVLADHMVCYHSTPYHVHSTPYQVQSIPYQVQSTDSETPEGTCLYCGRGPFTSLDIHLRTCSGKKGFKCFVCNVFFPTETALADHKVLFHSIPSETPDKGTCDHCGKGPFTNLDNHMKTCSKRKCIQCSVCKFFFPSDVLANHMISYHSTKSRVQSPVTETPDKGACVHCGRGPFTSLEHHMKYCNKQKGIQCIMCKAYFLTEGSLVDHIVLAHADKLVTQAGGSSATTFSFVPMAISTTSGRQSPSSSTLMCCSSRNKELKRLAPVPVADQGPNAVGPLTAAGQSTVSLPRVMLSTTSSSQPAVPVVATLLFDNTGGGPAKMARLVPVAPQTNPPKPQVTAPMQTNTAKPLGQFSNLLQQTVHQAKSVQQQTPRPIALAMDPIRSPNTPSPRPVSASAPGKITMIHLSPVHTPPLAQSSPLPVPLPQPL is encoded by the exons ATGTGTATTGCTGGTGGG GAGATCCCCAGGTTTTCTGTGCCACGTCCGTTTTCCATGCCAGAGGACTCGAGTGACGATGATTGTGACCTGTCAGGGGACAGCATCTCTGCTTACGGCATGCATTCCATGGAGCTGGGGGGAAAGTGCTGGGAATGTGGCGTGCAATTCATGTCTGGCCAGGAGTTGATCGAACACTTTGAGAGCCACAGGTCCAAGGTCTCAACGTCCTGCAACATATGTCAGGTGACTTTCAGTCGCACAATATCACTGGCTAAGCACTTAGTCAACGCACACCCAAACTTAGTCCTCCATTGCAGTAACTGCCAGCTGCATTTCAGCAACTTGTGGGATCTCAACAAGCACATTGGAATACACTTGTTCACCGATTTGTTAAATACACCCCTTGAGGACATCTCAAATAAGGACTTGAATAGCAGTGAAGAGACTTTAAAGGGACAGTATACTCTACCTTCAGCCTTGGCCGTCAAACATGAGGACAACTCAAATGATGGCTTGAATGGCAGTGAGGAAACTTTAAAGggacattatactgtaccttcagtGGTGGCTCTTGACCATGAGGACACCTCAAATGATGGCTTAAATGACAGTGAGGAGACTTTAAATGCACAGTGTACTCTACCTTCAGCAGTGACCCTAGACCATACGTATAGCATGGAAAGCAATGGGAAAATGACAAAGACCAGACATaggctggaggaggaggaagatgtcAAACCAGACCCTTCCACTCTGACCCTAGGCCCCTCCATTCTGACTCCCTCACTGAGGATCCGTGTCATactggagagaggggttgaggttGATGGCGCCCCCCTCCAGTCGGATGAGGCTATCAGCGATGGAGAGGGGAGTGAACATAGCGAAGACACTGAGAGTGCAGGAGGAACAGACAACGACAGGTTAACAGAGAGCAGCGGAGAAACTGATATCGATGAGGAGGACATCATGCTGAGTGAAGAAGAGCAGGAGGAAGTTAAAAGCAAACGGGAGGATAGGAAGAATGACATCCAGAGCGAAAAAGAGGACGAGGATGCTGAGATGCTTATTGACCAAGAGGGTGAGCCTTCCTCGTCTGAGCGGGAGTCAGAATTTGACCCAGAAGAGTTATCAGATTCTGACTCGGGGTCCAGCAGCACTGGGGAATCCAGTGGGTCTTCTTACACTCCTGTGCGCACACGGAAAGCCAAGACCCGGCCATCCCGGACTAAGCAGCCCCTGACCAAGTTGTCCCAGGTCAAGCCTTATTATTGCATCTATTGCACCAAAGGACCGTATCATAATATGGACTTTCATGTGAAGACCTGCAATATGAAGGACTTTCAATGCTCTTTATGCCAAGCCGTCTTCCCTACCGAGATGGCCATGTTGGACCATGAGGTTCGGACTCACTCTGAAGCCATATCGGGCCAAATGTACACCTGTGAGTTCTGCCGTCAGGTCTTCCCCGATCTGGCCATCTACAAAAACCACAACTGTCTCAAAAAAAACACATCCCCCCCATATGTCCCTGATCCCACTACGTGTATCCATTGTGGAACCGGGCCATTCACTAATATGGACGTCCATTTGAGAGGCTGCAGTTGGAAAGGTCTTACATGCACTGAGTGCAGGGTACTCTTCCATAATAGGAAGGCCCTGCAGAACCATAACGTTTCAGTTCACGGACAGCTTTCCACTATGTGTGCTGTTTGCGGCAGAGGGCCATTCACTGATATGGACTTCCATTTGAGGAGCTGCTCTAGGGATTGGTCCTTCCAATGCTCTGAGTGCAAAGTCCAATTTCCTTCTGAGAAATCCCTGGTGGACCATAATCTTCAATATCACAGTGCCACATCAAAGACCTCTGACCAAGGTGTCTGTGTTTATTGCGGCTGTGGACCATTCACTAGTCTGGACATCCACATGAGGACCTGCTCTAAGCAGAAGGGCTTAAAATGCTCTGTGTGCAAAGTTTTTTTTCCTACTGAATCGGTCCTGGCTGATCATATGGTTTGCTATCATAGCACCCCATACCATGTCCATAGCACCCCATACCAAGTCCAGAGCATCCCATACCAAGTCCAGAGCACAGACTCAGAGACCCCTGAAGGTACCTGTCTCTATTGTGGCAGAGGTCCATTCACTAGTCTGGATATCCACTTGAGGACCTGCTCTGGGAAGAAGGGCTTCAAATGCTTTGTTTGCAACGTTTTCTTTCCTACAGAGACAGCCCTGGCCGACCATAAGGTTCTCTTTCACAGTATCCCATCAGAGACCCCTGACAAAGGTACCTGTGACCATTGTGGCAAAGGGCCATTCACTAATCTGGACAACCACATGAAGACCTGCTCTAAGAGGAAGTGCATCCAATGTTCTGTGTGCAAGTTTTTCTTTCCTAGTGATGTTCTGGCCAACCATATGATTTCCTATCACAGTACCAAATCCCGAGTTCAGAGCCCAGTCACAGAGACGCCTGACAAAGGTGCCTGTGTCCATTGCGGCAGAGGGCCCTTCACTAGTCTAGAACATCACATGAAGTACTGCAATAAGCAGAAGGGTATCCAATGCATTATGTGTAAAGCTTACTTTCTTACTGAGGGCAGTCTGGTGGACCATATTGTTTTAGCTCACGCTGACAAGCTGGTCACCCAAGCTGGTGGGTCCTCCGCTACGACTTTCTCCTTCGTACCCATGGCTATCTCTACCACCTCAGGCCGGCAGAGCCCCAGTAGCTCCACCCTGATGTGTTGCAGTAGTCGAAATAAGGAGCTGAAACGACTGGCCCCAGTCCCTGTAGCTGATCAGGGCCCCAATGCAGTTGGACCGCTAACAGCTGCTGGACAGTCTACTGTGTCTCTGCCTAGAGTAATGCTGTCTACCACCTCCTCTTCCCAGCCAGCTGTTCCTGTGGTGGCCACCTTGCTCTTTGACAACACTGGTGGTGGTCCAGCGAAAATGGCCAGGCTGGTCCCAGTGGCCCCACAGACCAACCCTCCCAAACCTCAGGTCACGGCACCCATGCAGACTAACACAGCAAAGCCCCTTGGGCAGTTCTCTAACCTTCTGCAACAGACTGTCCATCAGGCAAAATCTGTCCAACAGCAGACACCCAGGCCCATTGCCCTAGCCATGGACCCTATCAGATCCCCCAACACCCCATCCCCTAGACCTGTCTCAGCCTCTGCCCCGGGGAAAATCACCATGATCCACCTCTCACCTGTCCATACCCCCCCTCTAGCGCAGTCTTCCCCCTTACCCGTGCCTTTGCCCCAGCCCCTCTAA